Proteins found in one Bremerella volcania genomic segment:
- a CDS encoding class I SAM-dependent DNA methyltransferase, which produces MAKKKAKTAKKTTRKKPKKAEQPKTTAQQLSTLIKSARDIMRKDKGLNGDLDRLPLLTWIMFLKFLDDRERLEEARAGIAGKKYKSAVEAPYRWRDWAAMKDGITGDELIAFVNQEDAVRPDGKRGAGLLAYLRGLRSSNGDRRRDVIATVFEGVNNRMISGYLMRDVVNLVDGIHFDSSEEIHTLARLYESMLREMRDAAGDSGEFYTPRPVIQFMVAVTNPQLGEVVLDPACGTGGFLAEAFAHLEKQCNRAQDRKVLQQRSIHGGEAKPLPYMLSQMNLLLHGLDAPAIQYGNSLAVKITELGPKDRVDVILTNPPFGGEEEAGIRGNFPADKRTSETALLFLQLIMRKLRKPTAKSERGGRAAIVVPNGTLFGDGVCARIKEELLKEFNLHTIVRLPNGVFAPYTAIPTNLLFFDRSGPTKDIWYYEVPLPEGRRNYTKTKPLQFDEFTDCIRWFQLNRRRENDYAWRVSADEVLEYDESDSLVACNLDLKNPKSAEAMEHLPPQQLADDILAKERRILEIMEEIKSELTEAKV; this is translated from the coding sequence ATGGCGAAGAAAAAGGCCAAGACGGCTAAGAAGACAACACGCAAGAAGCCCAAAAAGGCGGAACAGCCAAAAACAACGGCACAGCAATTGTCTACTCTCATCAAATCCGCGCGCGACATCATGCGGAAAGACAAGGGCCTCAACGGCGACTTGGATCGCCTCCCCTTGCTAACCTGGATCATGTTCCTGAAATTCCTCGACGACCGCGAAAGGTTGGAAGAGGCCCGCGCGGGCATCGCTGGCAAAAAGTACAAGTCGGCCGTCGAAGCCCCATACCGCTGGCGCGATTGGGCGGCGATGAAGGACGGCATCACTGGCGACGAACTGATCGCCTTCGTGAACCAGGAAGATGCCGTTCGACCCGACGGCAAGCGAGGAGCTGGCCTACTGGCCTACTTGCGCGGTCTGCGATCATCCAATGGCGATCGGCGGCGCGACGTGATTGCCACGGTTTTTGAGGGCGTGAACAATCGGATGATCTCCGGCTACCTTATGCGGGACGTGGTCAACCTCGTCGACGGCATACATTTCGATTCATCCGAGGAGATTCACACGCTTGCTCGGCTATACGAGTCGATGCTCCGCGAGATGCGGGACGCCGCCGGCGATTCCGGCGAGTTCTACACACCGCGCCCAGTCATTCAATTCATGGTGGCGGTAACGAACCCACAGCTCGGCGAGGTCGTGCTCGACCCGGCCTGTGGGACCGGTGGATTCTTGGCCGAAGCGTTCGCCCACTTGGAAAAACAGTGCAATCGGGCGCAGGACCGCAAGGTTCTTCAGCAGCGGAGTATTCATGGTGGCGAGGCCAAACCGCTCCCCTACATGCTGTCGCAAATGAATCTTTTATTGCACGGGCTTGACGCGCCAGCCATTCAGTATGGCAACAGCTTGGCCGTGAAGATTACGGAGTTGGGACCGAAGGACCGCGTGGACGTGATCCTGACGAATCCACCATTCGGTGGCGAGGAGGAAGCTGGCATTCGCGGGAACTTCCCTGCCGACAAACGGACCAGCGAAACGGCCTTGCTATTCTTGCAACTCATCATGCGTAAGCTACGCAAACCCACTGCAAAGTCGGAACGGGGCGGCCGCGCAGCAATCGTCGTACCCAATGGCACGCTGTTCGGCGACGGCGTTTGCGCTCGCATCAAAGAAGAACTGCTCAAAGAGTTCAATCTTCATACGATCGTGAGGCTGCCCAACGGCGTGTTCGCCCCCTATACCGCAATCCCGACGAACCTTCTGTTCTTCGATAGGTCGGGGCCGACCAAAGACATTTGGTATTACGAGGTTCCATTGCCGGAGGGGCGTCGCAACTACACAAAGACCAAGCCGCTTCAATTCGACGAATTCACGGACTGCATCCGATGGTTCCAGCTTAATCGCCGCCGCGAGAACGACTACGCGTGGCGCGTATCCGCCGACGAGGTATTGGAGTACGACGAGTCCGATTCGCTCGTAGCATGCAATCTCGACCTCAAGAATCCGAAGAGCGCCGAGGCTATGGAACATCTGCCTCCTCAGCAGCTAGCTGATGACATCTTGGCGAAAGAGCGTCGAATCCTTGAGATCATGGAAGAGATCAAGTCTGAACTCACGGAGGCGAAAGTATGA
- the hsdR gene encoding EcoAI/FtnUII family type I restriction enzme subunit R, which translates to MPNEADTCRRYVVPRLQTAGWDNDPYRINEQVTFTDGRIIVAGRRSRRRPGKRADYILRYRPDFAIAVVEAKPTYATPGEGLQQAKDYAEILGLKFAYATNGHGIIEFDYTTGLEREIAAFPTPEELWTRLTTDQSLTTDAAERVLSPTYHLSGKSPRYYQEIAINRAVQAVAQGDPRILLTMATGTGKTVVAFQICWKLWNSRWNRTGEHRRPRILFLADRNILVDDPMAKDFAPFGDARWKIAGGRAVQSREMYFAIYQSIARDANRPGLYREFAPDFFDLIVVDECHRGSARDDSNWREILDYFQPAIQIGMTATPRREDNADTYDYFGDSIYTYSLRQGIDDGFLAPYRVHRVVTTWDAAGWRPSQGDLDRYGRQIPDGEYHTGEFERIVSLRARTEAVAHHLTEYMRRTDRFAKTIVFCVDQEHADEMRRSLNNLNADLVRDNPDYVCRVTSDEGDIGRGHLSNFQDLERRTPVILTTSQLLTTGVDAPTVQNIVLLRVINSMTEFKQIIGRGTRVRDDYGKLFFSILDYTGSATRLFADPDFDGDPTIETEQTIDEDGEPVEEETVVTPEEESEEDDDGPEPLPPDGPDDPRRKFYFDGGQVEIAAHLVYELDPDGNQLRVIQFTDYTADKVRTLFRNAAELRDEWADPEKRSDIIERLEDRGIDFDHLAETANQPDADPLDLICHLAFNAPLRTRRERAQRLRTDRTDFFDQFGPDAKEILDELLDKYTEHGTAQFVIPDVLEIPPISAHGNVIEIASRFGGVEQLRQAVIQLQTLLYAAA; encoded by the coding sequence ATGCCCAACGAAGCCGATACTTGCCGACGATACGTTGTCCCGCGACTCCAAACCGCTGGGTGGGATAACGATCCGTACCGAATCAACGAGCAGGTGACATTCACCGACGGGCGAATCATCGTTGCCGGTCGGCGCAGTCGCCGGCGACCTGGAAAGCGGGCCGACTACATTCTCCGCTACCGCCCCGACTTTGCGATCGCGGTAGTTGAGGCCAAACCAACCTACGCCACGCCTGGCGAAGGCCTTCAGCAGGCCAAGGATTACGCCGAAATCCTCGGCCTCAAGTTCGCCTACGCCACGAACGGCCACGGCATCATCGAGTTCGACTACACAACCGGCTTAGAAAGGGAGATCGCCGCGTTCCCAACGCCCGAGGAGCTTTGGACGCGACTCACGACGGATCAGTCCCTTACGACCGACGCTGCCGAGCGAGTGCTTTCGCCCACGTATCATCTGAGTGGCAAGTCGCCCCGCTACTACCAGGAAATCGCCATCAACCGCGCTGTGCAGGCCGTGGCGCAGGGCGATCCGCGTATCCTACTCACGATGGCGACGGGTACGGGCAAGACGGTCGTGGCGTTTCAGATCTGTTGGAAGCTCTGGAACTCTCGCTGGAACCGCACGGGCGAGCACCGCCGACCTCGCATTCTGTTCCTCGCCGACCGCAACATCCTCGTCGACGATCCGATGGCAAAGGACTTTGCGCCGTTTGGCGACGCGCGTTGGAAGATCGCGGGCGGCCGCGCAGTGCAAAGCAGGGAAATGTACTTCGCCATCTACCAGTCGATTGCACGCGACGCGAATCGGCCAGGCCTCTACCGTGAGTTCGCGCCCGATTTCTTCGATCTGATTGTTGTGGACGAATGTCACCGAGGCAGCGCACGCGATGACAGCAACTGGCGGGAGATATTGGATTACTTCCAGCCCGCAATCCAGATCGGCATGACCGCGACGCCACGCCGCGAAGACAATGCGGACACCTACGACTACTTCGGCGATTCGATTTACACGTACAGCCTGCGGCAAGGGATCGACGACGGGTTTCTCGCTCCTTATCGCGTCCACCGCGTCGTGACAACCTGGGACGCTGCGGGTTGGCGGCCGAGCCAGGGCGATCTGGATCGTTACGGCCGTCAGATCCCCGATGGGGAATACCACACCGGCGAATTCGAACGAATCGTTTCTCTGCGGGCCAGGACCGAAGCTGTCGCGCACCATCTGACCGAGTACATGCGTCGAACCGATCGGTTCGCCAAGACAATTGTGTTCTGCGTTGACCAGGAACACGCCGACGAAATGCGGCGGTCGCTGAACAATCTCAACGCCGATCTCGTCCGCGACAATCCCGATTACGTCTGCCGCGTCACGTCGGACGAGGGTGACATTGGCCGCGGTCACCTCAGCAACTTTCAGGACCTGGAGCGGCGCACGCCGGTGATCCTTACCACGTCACAGCTCCTGACCACCGGCGTGGACGCGCCGACCGTGCAAAACATTGTGTTGCTGCGGGTCATCAACTCGATGACCGAATTCAAGCAGATCATCGGGCGCGGCACACGAGTTCGCGACGATTACGGGAAATTGTTTTTCAGCATCTTGGATTATACCGGTTCGGCGACGCGGTTATTTGCGGACCCCGACTTCGATGGCGACCCGACCATTGAAACCGAACAGACCATCGACGAGGACGGCGAGCCCGTCGAGGAAGAAACGGTGGTCACACCGGAGGAGGAATCAGAGGAGGACGATGACGGTCCCGAGCCGCTGCCGCCCGACGGTCCCGACGACCCACGTCGCAAGTTCTACTTCGACGGTGGGCAAGTCGAGATTGCGGCCCACCTTGTGTACGAACTCGATCCAGATGGTAACCAGTTGCGTGTCATTCAATTCACCGATTACACCGCGGACAAGGTCCGCACGCTCTTTCGCAACGCCGCCGAGTTGCGGGACGAATGGGCCGACCCGGAGAAACGCAGCGACATCATCGAGCGGCTCGAAGACCGTGGCATCGACTTCGACCACCTGGCCGAGACAGCGAATCAGCCCGACGCCGACCCGCTCGACCTGATCTGTCACTTGGCGTTCAACGCGCCGCTGCGCACCCGGCGCGAACGAGCCCAACGGCTGCGCACCGACCGCACCGATTTCTTCGACCAGTTCGGACCGGACGCGAAGGAGATCCTCGATGAGTTGCTCGACAAGTACACCGAGCACGGCACCGCCCAATTCGTCATCCCCGACGTCCTGGAGATTCCACCCATCAGCGCCCACGGCAACGTGATCGAAATCGCCAGCCGCTTCGGCGGTGTTGAGCAACTTCGTCAGGCAGTGATTCAGCTTCAGACTCTTTTGTACGCAGCGGCATAA
- a CDS encoding DUF1848 domain-containing protein, with the protein MIISASYKTDIPTFYGEWFMNRLRAGYCKMVNAWNRNQTIRVSLDPKDVDGFIFWTKNIGPFADHLSEIADRGYPFVIQHTINSYPRSLESSVVDANRTVEHFRSLAEKYGPRTCVWRYDTIVISTVTPVEFHLENFASLASQLAGTTDEVVISFVHLYKKTLANMNRSSREAGFEWEDPPAESKRELAAKLVEVANANGMKLSICGQRDFLVPGAEDARCIDVARLEEISGKQILAKQQGSRKECGCFASRDIGDYDTCPHGCVYCYAVLRRELAQRRYREHDPMSEFLFPQNNQSTDAEDVDPQGRLFEDD; encoded by the coding sequence ATGATCATTTCTGCCAGCTACAAGACGGACATCCCAACATTTTACGGCGAATGGTTTATGAACCGCCTGCGCGCGGGCTACTGCAAAATGGTGAATGCGTGGAATCGGAATCAGACGATTCGCGTTTCACTCGATCCGAAAGATGTGGATGGGTTTATCTTCTGGACAAAGAATATCGGTCCATTCGCCGACCATCTCAGTGAAATCGCCGACCGCGGCTACCCGTTCGTTATTCAGCACACGATCAACTCGTATCCGCGATCTCTCGAGTCGTCAGTTGTTGACGCGAATCGAACTGTCGAACACTTCCGCAGCTTGGCGGAAAAATACGGCCCGCGCACCTGTGTTTGGCGGTATGACACCATTGTCATTTCAACTGTGACGCCAGTTGAATTTCACCTGGAGAATTTCGCGTCACTCGCCTCGCAGTTGGCAGGGACGACTGACGAGGTGGTGATTTCTTTCGTACATCTTTACAAGAAAACTTTGGCAAACATGAATCGCTCCTCGCGAGAAGCGGGGTTCGAGTGGGAAGATCCGCCAGCGGAATCGAAACGTGAATTGGCAGCCAAGTTGGTTGAGGTCGCCAACGCGAACGGCATGAAACTTTCAATCTGCGGACAAAGAGACTTCCTCGTGCCGGGTGCCGAGGATGCGCGTTGCATTGATGTCGCTCGCCTTGAGGAGATCAGCGGCAAGCAGATTCTTGCGAAACAACAAGGAAGTCGTAAGGAATGTGGTTGCTTCGCATCGCGAGACATTGGGGATTACGATACGTGTCCGCACGGTTGCGTCTACTGCTATGCCGTGCTGCGGCGCGAACTGGCTCAGCGCCGCTACCGCGAGCATGATCCGATGTCCGAATTCCTATTTCCGCAGAATAATCAAAGTACCGATGCTGAAGATGTCGACCCGCAAGGACGACTGTTCGAGGACGACTAA
- a CDS encoding recombinase family protein, translating to MTNRTRKTSPPTAALRCAIYTRKSTEEGLEQEFNSLDAQRESGENYIKSQASEGWECLPDQYDDGGFSGGNMERPALKRLLADIEAGKIDCVVVYKVDRLSRSLLDFAKMVETFDKHQVSFVSVTQLINTSTSMGRLMLNVLLSFAQFEREIISERTRDKIAAARRKGKWSGGMPLLGYDVDPRGSKLIVNEEEASRVRTIYELYLEHQSLIATVQELEKRGWVNKLWMTRKGHERGGKTFTKTSLHKLLTNITYTGKLKYKDEVHEGEHAAIVSGDLWQRVQLVLGRNGRSGGAAVRNKFGALLKGILRCVPCGCAMSPSHSTKNGTKRYRYYVCTSAQKRGWHSCPSKSIPAGEIERFVVEQIKCIGLDPALLHETVANARNQGQSQVAALEAERRGLERELSRWSDEIRKLLEQIVPGEGNTPATARLADLQERIRGAERRATEVREQVIALSRDIVDEREVAKAMAVFDPVWESLTPREQTRIVQLLVERVDYDGTTGKVTITFHPSGIKTLADELAGRDTEDAA from the coding sequence ATGACAAATCGAACTCGCAAAACATCCCCGCCGACTGCAGCTCTCCGCTGCGCCATCTACACGCGCAAATCAACGGAAGAGGGGTTGGAGCAGGAATTTAACTCGCTCGATGCCCAACGCGAGTCGGGCGAGAACTACATCAAGTCGCAGGCGAGCGAAGGTTGGGAGTGCCTTCCTGACCAATACGACGACGGCGGGTTCTCCGGCGGCAATATGGAACGTCCGGCGCTGAAACGCCTGCTGGCGGATATCGAGGCGGGCAAGATCGACTGCGTCGTGGTTTACAAGGTCGACCGCCTCAGCCGTTCCCTCCTCGACTTCGCAAAGATGGTCGAGACGTTCGACAAGCACCAGGTATCGTTCGTCAGCGTAACGCAACTCATCAACACGTCCACATCGATGGGACGATTGATGCTCAACGTGTTATTGTCTTTCGCCCAGTTCGAACGGGAGATCATTTCCGAACGGACACGGGACAAGATCGCCGCCGCTCGCCGCAAAGGAAAGTGGTCGGGCGGCATGCCGCTGCTCGGCTACGACGTCGACCCTCGCGGCTCGAAGCTCATCGTAAACGAGGAGGAAGCGTCTCGCGTGCGGACGATATACGAACTGTACCTCGAACACCAATCGCTGATCGCAACGGTTCAGGAACTCGAAAAGCGGGGCTGGGTCAACAAGCTATGGATGACACGCAAGGGACACGAACGCGGCGGCAAGACCTTCACCAAGACGAGCCTGCATAAACTGCTCACCAATATCACCTACACCGGCAAGCTCAAGTACAAGGACGAAGTCCACGAAGGCGAGCATGCCGCGATCGTCAGCGGCGATCTCTGGCAACGCGTGCAGTTGGTTCTCGGACGCAACGGTCGTTCTGGCGGAGCCGCCGTGCGAAACAAGTTCGGAGCGTTGCTCAAAGGCATTCTGCGATGCGTCCCCTGCGGCTGCGCGATGTCGCCGAGCCACTCGACCAAGAACGGAACGAAACGCTATCGCTACTATGTTTGCACTTCCGCTCAAAAACGTGGCTGGCATTCATGCCCCTCCAAATCTATCCCGGCGGGTGAAATCGAGCGGTTCGTCGTCGAGCAGATCAAATGCATTGGCCTCGATCCAGCTCTCCTTCACGAGACCGTTGCCAACGCCCGGAATCAGGGCCAGTCACAGGTCGCGGCGCTCGAAGCCGAACGCCGTGGCCTGGAACGCGAACTGTCGCGCTGGAGCGACGAGATCCGCAAGCTACTCGAACAGATCGTTCCCGGTGAAGGCAACACACCGGCGACCGCTCGGCTTGCCGACCTGCAGGAACGGATTCGCGGCGCGGAACGACGGGCGACCGAGGTTCGGGAGCAGGTCATCGCACTAAGCCGCGACATCGTCGACGAGCGCGAGGTCGCTAAGGCGATGGCCGTGTTCGATCCGGTTTGGGAGTCGCTCACGCCGCGCGAACAGACTCGCATCGTTCAACTACTCGTCGAACGGGTCGACTACGACGGCACCACGGGCAAGGTCACGATTACGTTTCATCCGAGCGGAATCAAGACCCTGGCCGACGAACTCGCTGGGCGCGATACGGAGGACGCCGCATGA
- a CDS encoding DUF2924 domain-containing protein — translation MKLNIAKEVASLQRMTVRELRRRYAEVFGEETRAGNKAWLIKRIAWRLQSLAEGDISQRARQRAAELANDADVRLSPPKATPASSAPPSRTKSTVVTTGDDRLPPPGTTITREYKGQTLQVKVLPKGFEFEGEVYKSLSAVARAITGQHCNGYHFFRLRKEQAK, via the coding sequence ATGAAACTCAACATTGCAAAAGAAGTAGCCTCGCTTCAGCGGATGACTGTCCGTGAACTACGGCGGCGATACGCCGAAGTGTTCGGCGAGGAAACGCGGGCCGGCAACAAGGCCTGGCTCATCAAGCGAATCGCCTGGCGGTTGCAATCGCTGGCCGAGGGCGACATTTCGCAACGTGCCCGCCAACGTGCCGCTGAGTTGGCCAACGACGCCGACGTTCGGTTGTCACCCCCCAAGGCCACGCCGGCGTCGTCAGCGCCCCCGTCACGCACGAAGTCGACAGTGGTGACAACGGGTGACGATCGATTGCCGCCTCCCGGCACAACTATCACCCGCGAGTACAAGGGGCAAACGCTCCAGGTCAAGGTTCTGCCGAAGGGATTCGAGTTCGAGGGCGAGGTCTACAAGTCGCTCAGCGCGGTCGCCAGGGCGATCACGGGCCAGCACTGCAATGGCTACCACTTCTTCCGACTTCGAAAGGAGCAGGCCAAATGA
- a CDS encoding YaaC family protein, producing MLRIKERPLEFSFWPMERTTRRYGLGTRVFATDAWTVIRRSAERRCIAAHRNAALALLEQGEDFYRASESGVKAAKPLLLYYCFMNLAKAFVLTCQQRHDVNNAQHGLAERLDPPPNDRELVNAYLNAFQTAPAGPLPPAGNNLNNFDELLLAISGNAVPANPHRYDLPVLLPQIVPGHRLWVEGTRGDDSERFVSVEKIEFYQEPGPKHIWLRLFVFADDLRRVGITHQDLLNRSRIGGLFREVAYNETISDRSLVCLEQLNPVTYGHRPSDEVPNLVAAVRHLLWRTVLSTPPYRKHYLYAAPPAEHPQVLPQILSIYAITYYLGSIVRYRPHHFDRILADNFGPFIEAFLNDQPKQFLYLMASEFAEKEVTKAAIV from the coding sequence GTGCTGCGAATCAAAGAGCGTCCGCTTGAGTTTTCGTTTTGGCCGATGGAACGAACCACGCGCCGCTACGGTCTCGGCACGCGAGTATTTGCAACGGATGCGTGGACCGTAATCCGACGATCGGCGGAACGCAGGTGCATCGCTGCACACAGGAATGCCGCACTTGCCCTGCTCGAACAGGGCGAGGACTTCTATAGAGCCTCTGAATCTGGCGTCAAAGCTGCAAAGCCGCTGCTATTGTATTATTGCTTCATGAACCTTGCCAAAGCATTCGTCCTGACGTGTCAACAACGCCATGATGTGAACAACGCACAACATGGATTGGCTGAGAGGCTCGACCCGCCGCCGAACGATAGAGAACTCGTCAATGCATACCTCAATGCGTTCCAAACTGCACCAGCGGGACCGCTGCCACCCGCCGGCAACAACTTGAATAACTTCGACGAACTCCTATTGGCGATCAGCGGCAATGCCGTGCCCGCAAATCCCCATCGATATGATCTGCCGGTTTTGTTGCCTCAGATCGTTCCGGGCCATCGGCTTTGGGTTGAAGGGACGCGTGGTGACGATTCCGAACGATTCGTTTCTGTTGAAAAGATTGAGTTCTACCAAGAACCGGGACCGAAACACATTTGGCTCAGGCTATTCGTATTTGCCGATGACCTCCGACGCGTCGGAATTACGCATCAGGACTTGCTGAATCGCTCCCGAATAGGCGGTTTATTTCGGGAAGTCGCTTACAACGAGACAATTTCCGATCGATCCTTAGTTTGCCTTGAGCAACTCAACCCCGTCACTTACGGGCACCGTCCGTCCGACGAAGTACCGAACTTGGTCGCAGCAGTTCGGCACCTTCTGTGGCGCACCGTTCTTAGTACACCACCGTATCGAAAGCATTACCTGTACGCCGCACCACCCGCGGAACATCCCCAGGTGCTGCCACAAATCCTTTCGATCTATGCCATTACGTACTATCTCGGCTCGATCGTTCGGTATCGGCCCCATCACTTCGACCGCATCTTGGCTGACAACTTCGGCCCCTTTATTGAAGCCTTTTTGAACGATCAGCCCAAACAGTTTCTCTACTTAATGGCATCAGAGTTTGCTGAAAAAGAAGTGACCAAAGCAGCCATCGTGTAG
- a CDS encoding ATP-binding protein, which produces MGDDNNWLWSNKETIPSDTAEGQRLIKELLTQLELAEWAMHDSFGIHLAAEEAIVNAIKHGNKQDPNKSVEVDIRIGKERVMIHITDEGPGFKPDNVPDPTLDENLDVPSGRGVMLIKAYMTEVSYNEKGNSVKMVKNRSK; this is translated from the coding sequence ATGGGCGATGACAACAACTGGCTTTGGTCGAACAAGGAAACGATTCCTAGTGATACGGCCGAAGGACAGCGTCTCATTAAAGAATTGCTGACTCAACTCGAACTTGCCGAGTGGGCCATGCATGACAGCTTCGGTATCCACTTGGCAGCCGAAGAGGCCATCGTCAATGCAATCAAACACGGAAACAAACAGGATCCGAATAAGTCGGTTGAAGTTGACATACGCATAGGAAAAGAACGCGTCATGATCCACATTACCGATGAAGGCCCTGGCTTTAAGCCCGATAATGTGCCGGATCCAACGCTGGACGAAAACCTGGACGTCCCCTCTGGACGAGGCGTAATGCTGATCAAAGCTTACATGACCGAAGTCTCGTACAACGAAAAAGGCAACTCGGTCAAAATGGTCAAAAACCGCTCTAAGTAG
- a CDS encoding STAS domain-containing protein, with translation MSDQKRLKVTEVEDVAVVEFKDRKILDDVQIQEIGQEFNDLVEVDKKRSILLNFSHVEFLSSSALGKLISLDKQVKQQDGHLKMSNIRPEIMEVFAITRLNKLFDIKDDVPDALAAFRG, from the coding sequence ATGTCGGACCAAAAGCGCCTCAAAGTGACCGAGGTGGAGGACGTCGCCGTAGTCGAGTTCAAGGATCGTAAGATCCTGGATGACGTCCAAATACAAGAGATTGGGCAAGAATTTAACGACCTTGTCGAGGTTGATAAGAAGCGCAGCATTTTGCTGAACTTCTCCCATGTCGAATTCCTTTCGAGTTCGGCTTTGGGGAAGCTGATTAGCCTCGACAAGCAAGTCAAGCAGCAGGATGGGCATTTAAAGATGAGCAACATTCGCCCCGAGATTATGGAAGTATTTGCCATTACTCGGCTGAATAAGTTGTTTGATATTAAGGACGACGTTCCCGACGCATTGGCTGCCTTTCGTGGCTAA
- a CDS encoding response regulator, translating into MSTSNPSRGRVLVCDDSMLMRKLVIDSLSEDGWELAAEAQNGKEALEKYQELQPDVVTMDIVMPEHDGIFGLEQIINYDPDAKIVMVSALNQTSLVAESVRKGAQDFMVKPFLPEQLQETMRRLVDANLQT; encoded by the coding sequence ATGAGCACATCTAATCCTTCACGTGGCCGAGTGCTTGTTTGTGATGATTCGATGTTGATGCGCAAACTTGTCATCGACTCGCTGAGCGAAGACGGCTGGGAACTGGCCGCTGAGGCGCAAAATGGCAAAGAAGCTCTCGAAAAGTACCAAGAGTTGCAACCGGATGTCGTAACTATGGATATCGTCATGCCAGAACATGACGGTATTTTCGGGCTGGAACAAATCATCAACTATGACCCCGATGCCAAAATCGTCATGGTAAGTGCGTTAAATCAAACCTCGCTAGTTGCCGAATCGGTACGAAAAGGGGCTCAAGACTTCATGGTCAAGCCATTTCTGCCAGAGCAACTGCAGGAAACCATGCGACGGCTGGTCGACGCCAATCTACAGACCTAG